The Bacillota bacterium genome has a window encoding:
- the ftsW gene encoding putative lipid II flippase FtsW — protein sequence MKKVRRKTVYKPDPPQSFDYNKAFIDLPFLIIVIVLLFAGLIVMFSASHANAYYRYGDSYYFIKKQFVFALVGIVAMAVTTNFATPKLLHKFALPTLGISIVLLALVPFIGRTINDARRWIYIGPLSIQPSEIAKIGVILSFAYMITRNQKRMKTFKYGILPYGVILGIITVLLYLEPHNSATIITITLGAILIIVGGANLGWFASFGGIAAAGIALAILGTGHGMTRIRIWLDPYVDPQGKGFQTIQSLIAVGSGGLFGLGLGKSRQKYLYIPEPQNDFVFSIAAEELGFVGAVLIVLLFALLIWRGFVIALRAPDRFSGLVVIGFTSKVALQALLNIMVVTNLVPNTGISLPFFSYGGTALVLQMAEMGIILSISRYARLVKT from the coding sequence TTGAAAAAAGTTAGGCGCAAGACAGTATATAAACCTGATCCCCCGCAGAGCTTTGATTATAACAAAGCGTTTATTGACCTGCCCTTTCTTATTATTGTAATCGTACTGCTGTTCGCGGGTCTTATAGTTATGTTCAGCGCAAGCCACGCTAACGCTTATTATCGTTATGGCGACAGCTACTATTTCATAAAAAAACAGTTTGTATTTGCACTTGTGGGCATTGTCGCAATGGCTGTTACTACGAACTTTGCGACTCCGAAACTGCTTCATAAATTTGCTTTGCCGACGCTGGGAATTTCAATTGTGCTTCTTGCACTTGTTCCGTTTATAGGAAGAACGATAAACGATGCAAGACGCTGGATATACATCGGACCGCTTTCAATCCAACCGTCTGAAATAGCAAAGATCGGCGTTATATTAAGTTTTGCCTATATGATCACCAGAAACCAGAAACGGATGAAAACATTTAAGTATGGAATACTCCCGTATGGCGTTATACTTGGAATAATAACTGTACTGCTATATTTGGAACCGCACAACTCCGCTACTATAATTACTATTACGCTTGGCGCGATACTTATAATCGTAGGGGGCGCAAATCTGGGCTGGTTTGCAAGCTTTGGCGGCATCGCAGCAGCAGGGATAGCCCTTGCAATCCTTGGTACGGGACACGGCATGACTAGAATACGTATATGGCTCGATCCTTATGTAGATCCGCAAGGCAAGGGCTTTCAGACAATACAGTCCCTAATAGCTGTTGGGTCAGGGGGACTGTTTGGATTGGGACTTGGCAAGAGCCGACAGAAGTATCTGTATATCCCTGAGCCGCAGAACGACTTTGTCTTTTCAATTGCTGCAGAAGAATTGGGTTTTGTCGGTGCGGTTCTTATTGTGCTGCTTTTTGCTTTGCTTATCTGGAGAGGCTTTGTCATAGCCTTGCGCGCGCCTGACAGGTTTTCGGGGCTTGTTGTAATCGGATTTACGTCAAAAGTAGCGCTTCAGGCGCTTTTAAATATAATGGTTGTAACAAATCTTGTGCCTAATACGGGTATTTCACTTCCGTTCTTCAGTTACGGCGGCACGGCGCTCGTGCTTCAAATGGCCGAAATGGGCATAATACTTTCTATATCAAGGTATGCAAGACTTGTAAAGACGTAG